TTGTCGGATGCCATCTGGACCAGCTCCCGTTTCCTGCCACGCTGCGGCACAAGGACCTCCACCTTCGCTCCGCGTCTCTCCGTGAGCCAAACCTCGAACAGTTCCCGGTCAGGCACGTCAAAAGGCAGAAGCACCTCGGCGGGCACGATCATCTCCTTTGCATAGAACTGGCGCAGAAAATCGGTCATGACCTCCTCTTCCGTCATGCCGAGCACATCGGGGATGGTGAAATCCTTTCTTCCGAGCAGCATGCCGTTCCGGATAAAGAGCGCCTGGATATTCGCGTGGCCGCCTTCCGAGACCATGCCGATCACGTCCTGGTTCTCGAACCCCGGTGAGATGATCTTCTGCTTCTCGAAGGCCCCTTCGATCTTCGCGATCCGGTCGCGAAGCTCCGCCGCGCGCTCGTAGTCCATTTTGTCCGACTCCTCTGCCATGCGCTGCTTCAGCAGGTCGAGCAGGTCCCGGTCCTTGCCTTCGAGGAACAAGCGCACCTGGCCGGCCATGTCCTTATACGCTTCCTGGTCCACCGCTCCCGAGCACGGCGCCATGCACCTGCCGATCTGGTGCTGCACGCACGGACGCTCGGGCTTGTCTTTATTAAACTCCTTTTTGCACGTAGCAAGCGGAAACATACGCCGGATCAGCGAGAGCAGTTCCCACATGCCGCCCGCGGGGACATAAGGGCCGTAGTACAGCGCACCGTCCTTCTTCAGTCCCCGGACCACATCGAGGCGGGGATATTCGGCCTTCATGTCGAACCGGAGGTAGGGATAGTTCTTGTCGTCCCGGAGAATGATGTTGTAGCGGGGGCGGTGTTTCTTAATAAGGGTGGACTCAAGGATCAGCGCCTCGAGCTCGGTGTGGGTCATGATGGTCTCGATGTCGACGATCTGGCGGACCAGCATCTCGGTCTTTTCGCCCATGGCGCCCTTCTGGAAATACGAGCGCACCCGGTTCCAG
Above is a genomic segment from Nitrospirota bacterium containing:
- the uvrC gene encoding excinuclease ABC subunit UvrC — translated: MTLEEKLQNLPDSPGVYLMKDGKGHVIYVGKARSLWNRVRSYFQKGAMGEKTEMLVRQIVDIETIMTHTELEALILESTLIKKHRPRYNIILRDDKNYPYLRFDMKAEYPRLDVVRGLKKDGALYYGPYVPAGGMWELLSLIRRMFPLATCKKEFNKDKPERPCVQHQIGRCMAPCSGAVDQEAYKDMAGQVRLFLEGKDRDLLDLLKQRMAEESDKMDYERAAELRDRIAKIEGAFEKQKIISPGFENQDVIGMVSEGGHANIQALFIRNGMLLGRKDFTIPDVLGMTEEEVMTDFLRQFYAKEMIVPAEVLLPFDVPDRELFEVWLTERRGAKVEVLVPQRGRKRELVQMASDNAGQSLREHLLSRKSKERVLLRLKEELGLRNLPRRIEAFDISNIQGAEAVASMVSFENNLPDKRHYKRFKIKSVQGQDDFASMAEVIRRRYTKAKEEGILPDLILVDGGKGQLNAVLEVLLELGIDGPDVFGLAKARSGKEGAEQEFERVFLPGVDEPIILEPTSQTTHLVARVRDEAHRFAIAYHRKLREKRAIKSELDDIPGIGEVRKKALLRHFGSLEKIKQATIDELAAVKGMSKKAAEEITIFFHG